Below is a genomic region from Pseudomonas extremaustralis.
CCGAACCTCGGAAGGCGCCGCGCCGAAACAGGTGTGGCCCGCTGCCGGCGCCGGGTGCGCCGGGCTGGCGACGCAGCTCATAGAGTTTTACCCCGTATTCCAGCAGCGCCTTGCGATAGGGCGCGTAGCCGCCGTGTACGGCCGGCACGTCGGTGGCTTCCAGGGAGTTGGTCAACAGGCTGACCGACACACCCGCATCGGCCCGTCCGGTCAGGTACACCACCCCGGACGGGCCCGGCACGAAGTACGCCGAGATCATCATCAACTCGTGGTTGACCCCTTGCAGTTCCGGCGCCAGTTGGGTGGTCAGCAGTAATCGAGGGTCGGGGTCGGCTTCTGCCAGCACTTTGCTTGGCGCGTCCCACAATGCCTGGTTCCAGGCCCAGATCAGCTCGCGGCGCCACATGTCCATGCGCGGTTCGGTCTGGTAGATGCGCAGGCGGTTGTACAGGGCGTGGTTCTGTTGGCGGGATTGGGCCAGCGACTCGTTCAGGAGCCGGCGCGCAGCGGCCAGGTCGCCTTTGGACGGCAGGTTGGAGACGAACTCGGCGATGGGTTTGCTCAGGGCGCTGTTCCAATACTGATCGAAGCTGTGGCCGAGCTGTTCGGCTACCGGGCCCATGCTGAGCATGTCGATATCGGTGAAGTTCAGGTTGGGCTCGGCGTCGAAATACTCATCCCCCAGGTTGCGCCCGCCAACAATGGCCGCGCTGTTATCCGCCAGCCATAGCTTGTTGTGCATGCGTCGGTGTTGCAGCGACAGGTTGAACAGGCGGCCCATGGCGCGTGTGACCCCGGTACTGCGCCCCAGGTGCAATGGGTTGAACAAGCGAATATCGATCCGGGGATGGGCGGCGAGGGTGGCAATCACCTCATCGAGGCCGTCGCTGGTGGTGTCGTCCAGCAGGATGCGCACGCGCACGCCCCGGTCGGCGGCCTTGAGCAGTTCGTCCACGAGCATGCGTGTGCTGATGCCGTCGTGCACGATGTAGTACTGCAGGTCGAGGCTGGTCTGGGCGTTGCGGATCAGTTCGGCGCGGGCCATGAAGGCTTCGCTGCTGCTGGGGAGCAGGCGAAAGCCCGAGCGGCCTTGATACGCTGCGGCCTGGGCCTGGATCGAGCGGCCGAACGACGATTGCGCGGCCGGCAGGGCGTCACTGGGGATGCGCGGCGCGGTCACCGTGGCGCATCCGCCCAGGGCCAGGGCTCCCAACAGGAAAAACGGTAAAAGCCGTCGAATCATCAAGGGAGTCGCTTCCGGATCAGGGCGGTTGTCGACATATGACGGCAATTTCCCGCGAAAGGTCAGTCGGCTGCCTTGGCCAGCAGGTTGCTCGCGGCGGCGCCTACCTTACGCACGGCTTCTTCAATCTGCGGAGTGGGTTTGGCAGCGTAGTTCATGCGCAGGCAATTCCTGTACTTGCCCGAAGCCGAAAAAATACTGCCCACCGCGATCTGTACGCCTTGTTCCACCAGCACGCGATTGAGCTTCAACGTATCAAAGCCTTCCGGCAGCTCGACCCACAGCATGAAACTGCCTTGGGGCCGGCTGGCACGGGTGCCCGCCGGGAAATAGCGGCTGACCCAGTCGAGCATCAAGTCGCGATTGCGCTGGTATTGGGTGCGCATCCGGCGTAAATGCGGTTCGAAATGGCCGCCCTTGAGAAATTCGGCGATGGCGATCTGCGGCTGTGTGGCGGTGGAACCGGTGCTGATGTACTTCATGTGCAGCACTCGCTCCAGGTATCGACCGGGCGCTACCCAACCAATGCGCAGGCCTGGCGCCAGGGTTTTCGAGAACGAGCTGCACAGCAGCACGCGGCCATCTTCGTCGAAGGATTTGATGGTGCGCGGGCGCGGATAGCTGTAGGCCAATTCGCCGTAGACGTCATCCTCGATGATCGCCACGTCAAAGCGCTGGGCCAGGGTCAGCAGCGCCCGTTTGCGCGCCTCCGGCATGATGTAGCCCAAGGGATTGTTGCAGTTGGGGGTCAACTGGATGACCTTGATCGGCCACTGCTCCAGCGCCAGTTCCAAGGCTTCCAGGCTGATGCCGGTGAGCGGGTCCGTAGGGATTTCCAGGGCTTTCATGCCCAGGCCCTTGAGGGTCTGCATGGCGCCGTGGAAGCTCGGCGAGTCCACCGCAACGATATCTCCCGGCTCGCAGATCGCATGGATGCTGGCGGACAGCGCCTCGTGGCAGCCGGTGGTGATCACGATGTCTTCAGCGCTCAGTTGGCAGCCCGAATCCAGTGACAGCCGGGCGATCTGCTCCCGCAATTCCATACAGCCGAGGATATTGTCGTAATACAACCCCGGCAGATCCTGGCGTCGACTCACGCGTGCCAGGCTGCGCAGCAAGGGCTTGATGGTGGGGGACAATACATCCGGCATGCCACGCCCCAGCTGTATGACGTCTTTGCGCGGCACGGCGCGAATCAGTTCGAGCACCTGGTCCCACTGGGAAATTTCCACCGGACGCTGGGCCGGCCGCCCGACTTCGGGCAGTGCCGGCAGCTCGCGGCCAACCGGAACGAAGTAGCCGGATTTCGGCTTGGGCGTCGCCAGGCCGTTGTCTTCCAGCAGCCGGTACGCCTGCTGCACGGTGCTCAGGCTGACCCCATGCTCCACACTCAAGGCGCGTACCGAGGGCAGGCGATCGCCGGGGCGATAGAAACCCTGTTCGATGCGTGTGCCCAGTAGTTCGGCGAGGTTGACGTAAAGGGTCATGGCGGTCGCTCCCAGGGGACCAGTACAGATTGGGGGAAAATACAGGATTCAGCCGCGCAGAGGCAGTGTCTGTATGGATTTAATAAAGATCCATTGAATCTGTAATGGTTTTGCTTGCTCACCCATTCTAGTCACTCATGGCAACAGGCAAACGAGGGGCAGCAAAATGAACGGGATGAGCGATGTGCGGCTGATGTTACGCAGTCAGGAATTGCAGGCTGAGCAAGAGCGGGCGAGCGCGCCGCGCGATATCAGTCGTTGGCAGCTGTTCTGGCGTCGTCGCCACACGCGCAAGGCCTTGCTGCATTTGACCCGCGAGCAGCTGCGCGATATCGGGTTGACCCCGGAGCAGGCGCGCCAGGAGGGCTTGAAGCCATTCTGGCGCGATTGATCAGACCAGCTCTTTGAGGCGGTGCCAGAGCATCCCCAATGCCAGCAACGGCGAACGCAGGTGTTTACCGCCGGGGAAGGTGATATGCGGGACTTGGGCGAACAGGTCGAAACGCCCCTGTTGCTGGCCGCTGATGGCCTCGGCCAGCAGCTTGCCCGCCAGGTGCGTGGCGTTGAGGCCATGGCCCGCATAGGCCTGGGCGTAATACACATTGGGTTGATCCGCCAGCCGGCCGATCTGGGGCAGGCGGTTGGCGCCGATGCCGATCATCCCACCCCATTGGTAGTCGATTTTGACGCCGGCCAGTTGTGGGAACACGTGGAGCATCTTCGGCTGCATGTAGGCGCCGATGTCCTTGGGGTCGCGTCCGGAATAGTGGCAGGCGCCGCCGAACAACAGGCGACGGTCGGCGGAGAGGCGGAAGTAATCCACCGTCACCCGCTGGTCGCACACCGCCATGTTCTGCGGCAGCAACTGGGCGGCCTGGGCTTCGCTCAAGGGCTCGGTGGCGATGATGTAGCTGCCGGCGGGCAGGACCTTGCCACCCAACTGCGGATTGAGCCCATTCAGGTAAGCATTGCAGGCTAGCACCAGGGTGTTGGCGTGCACCGTGCCGTTGGCGGTGTGCACCTTGACCTCGGGCCCGTAGTCGATGCGCGTCACGTTGGATTGCTCGAATAACTGCACCCCCAACTGTTGCGCGGCTGCCGCTTCACCCAGCGCCAGGTTCAACGGGTGCAGGTGGCCGGAGCCCATGTCGATCATGCCGCCCACGTAGCGGTCGGAGCCGATCACGCTGCCCATCTCGGCGGCTTGCAGCAGGCGCACCTCGTGGCGGTAACCCAGGGCGCGCAGTTCTTCGGCGTCTTCGGCCAGGCCTTGCAGGTCGCGGGGTTTATTGGCGAGGTCGCAGTAGCCCCAGGTCAGGTCGCAGGGGATCTGGAAGCGCTCGACGCGCTCGCGCACGATTTCCACGGCCTCCAGCCCCATCAGCTTCATCTGGCACACGCCGTCGGTGCCGATCACGTTGGCGAACTGCTCCAGGCCGTGACCGATGCCGCGAATCAACTGTCCGCCGTTGCGCCCGCTGGCGCCCCAGGCGATTTTGCGCGCTTCCAGCAGGACAACGCGCAGGCCGCGTTCAGCCAGCTCCAGGGCAGTGTTGAGCCCGGAAAACCCACCGCCGATCACACACACATCGGCGCGTACATCGCCCGTCAACGCCGGGTAATCGGGTTGCGGCAGGCTGCTGGCGGCATAGTAGGAAGCGGTGTGCCGGGTGCTGGCAGTCATCGGGAGCATCCCTGTCTGGAAAATTTGACGCAGGATACAGCGGTCGGACGAAGCTGTCTGCGCGGGGTGTTTTGCGTCAGAATCCACGTCTATTCGCCGTTCGGTACGTGTTTCGATGAGTTGCAACAGTCAGAAAATCAGCGCCCTGCGCAGGCAGATTCCTACGTTCGAGTGCGTCCCCGGCTGCCACGACTGTTGTGGGCCGGTGACCACGTCGCCCGAGGAAATGTCGCGGCTGCCGCGCAAGACCGCTGCGGAGCAGGAGGCCGCCATGGATGAGTTGAACTGCGTGCACCTGGGCCCCAACGGCTGCACCGTGTATGACGAACGGCCGCTGATCTGTCGACTGTTCGGCACCACAAAGACCTTGCCATGCCCCAATGGGCGCGGGCCGCTGGAGCTGATTCACCCACGGGTGGAAAAGCAGATCCACGAATACATGGCGAGCACCCGGCAGGTGCTGGTCTAAATGTGGGAGGGAGCACGCCCCCTTCCACATTGACCCAGTTGTGTCAGTCAGTCGGGGATCGGCAGGTTCAGGCTCTCCTTCACCTCTTCCATCACGATATAGCTCTTGGACTCTCGCACATGGGGCAGCTTGAGCAGGATATCGCCGAGCAATTTGCGGTACGACGCCATTTCGGAAATCCGTGCCTTCACCAGATAGTCGAAGTCCCCCGAGACCAGGTGGCATTCCAGTACATGGGGCAGTTTCAGCACGGCGCGGCGGAACTCCTCAAAGGTGTCGCCGGATTTGTAATCCAGGCTGATCTCGACAAATACCAGCAAACTCCCCTTCAAATGCTGGGGATTGAGCCGTGCGTTGTAGCCCATGATGATCCCTTCGCGCTCCAGGCGCCGCACGCGTTCTGTGCAGGGGGTGGTCGACAGTCCGACCTTTTCCCCCAGCTCCGTGAACGAAATACGCCCGTCGGCTTGTAGGATGCGCAGGATGTTGCGGTCGATCTTGTCCAGCTCCCGCTTGGTCTGGGTGTTGGTACGCATAGGGGATACGCCTCTGTGAAAAGGGTTTTTGCCGAGAATTGTCGCCAAATATAAGCATTTATATAGTGAAATGCACTGGTGATTGCTTTTTATACTGCGCACATCATTGCTCGAACAACACACGTCGGCGGTCAGCCGCGATGAGGATATAAAAATGCGCGTTCTGGTCTTGGGTAGCGGCGTCATTGGGGTGACCAGTGCCTACTATTTGGCGCGGGCTGGTTTTGAAGTGGTCGTGGTCGACCGTCAACCTGCCGCTGCCATGGAAACCAGTTTCGCCAACGCCGGCCAGGTGTCCCCTGGCTACGCCTCACCATGGGCCGCTCCGGGCGTGCCGCTCAAGGCCATCAAGTGGCTGCTGCAACGCCACGCGCCGCTGGCGATCAAGGCCACTGCCAGTATCGACCAATACCTGTGGATGGCCCAGATGCTGCGCAACTGCACGGCCAGCCGGTATGCGGTGAACAAGGAGCGCATGGTGCGCTTGTCCGAGTACAGCCGCGACTGCCTCGACGAACTGCGCGCTGAAACCGGCATTGCCTACGAAGGCCGCACGCTCGGAACTACCCAGCTGTTCCGCACCCAGGCCCAGCTCGATGGCGCGGCTAAAGATATCGCCGTGTTGAAAGAGTCCGGCGTGCCGTTCGAACTGCTCGACCGCGCCGGCATCGCCCGCGTTGAACCGGCCCTGGCCAGTGTCACCGATATCCTCGCCGGTGCCCTGCGCCTGCCGAACGACCAGACTGGCGACTGCCAGATGTTCACCACCCGCCTGGCCGAGATGTGCAAGCAGTTGGGCGTGGAATTCCGTTTCGAACAGGACATCCAGCGCCTCGACCACGCCGGCGAGCGCATCAACGGTGTGTGGATCGACGGCAAGCTGGAAACCGCCGACCGCTACGTCCTGGCCCTCGGCAGTTATTCGCCGCAGTTGCTCAAGCCGCTGGGAATCAAGGCGCCGGTATACCCGCTCAAGGGCTACTCGCTGACCGTGCCGATCACCAACCCGGCGATGGCGCCGACATCGACCATTCTCGACGAGACCTACAAGGTCGCGATCACCCGTTTCGACAACCGCATCCGCGTCGGCGGCATGGCTGAAATCGCCGGTTTTGACCTGTCGCTGAACCCGCGTCGGCGTGAAACCCTGGAGATGATCGTCAACGACCTTTATCCTCAGGGCGGCGATCTGACCGAAGCGATCTTTTGGACCGGGCTGCGTCCAACCACGCCTGATGGCACACCGATTGTCGGCGCTACTCCGTTCAAGAACCTGTTCCTGAACACCGGCCACGGCACCCTCGGTTGGACCATGGCCTGTGGCTCCGGTCGTCTGCTGGCTGACCTGATGGCGAAGAAAACCCCGCAGATCAGCGCCGAAGGCCTCGATATTTCCCGTTATGGCAACCACCAGGAGACTGCAAAACATGTCAATCCAGCGCCAGCTCACCAATGAGCGCATGAGCCAGATCGTTACCCACGGCGGGACTGTGTATCTGGCAGGGCAAGTCGGCGACGATCTGAGTGCCGGGATTGAACAGCAGACCCGTGAAACCCTGGCCAATATCGAGCGCTTGCTGGACCTGGCCGGTACCGACAAGACCAAGTTGCTGTCGGTGACGATCTACCTGAAAGACATCGACGCCGATTTCGCCGGCATGAACGCGGTGTGGGACACATGGCTGCCCAAGGGTGTCGCCCCGGCCCGCGCCACCGTTGAAGCGAAGCTGTGCGAACCGGAAATTCTGGTAGAGCTGTCCGTCGTGGCTGCGCTGCCGTAAACAACGATCCCTCTCCCGGCGCCGATGTTGTCGGTCGGCGCCGGTTTTTTCTTCCCTTGCCGCCTAGAAGCCTGCCGCCATGCGTCCTGCCCGTGCCCTGATCGACCTCCAAGCCCTGCGTCACAATTATCAATTGGCCCGTGAAGTCACGGGGGCCAAGGCCCTCGCCGTGATCAAGGCCGATGCCTACGGCCATGGTGCCGTGCGCGTGGCCCAGGCGCTGGAAGCCGAGGCCGACGGGTTTGCCGTGGCTTGTATCGAGGAAGCGCTGGAGCTGCGGGCCGCTGGCATCCGCGCGCCGGTATTGCTGCTCGAAGGGTTTTTCGAAGCCGACGAGCTGCCGCTGATCATCGAGCATGATTTCTGGTGCGTGGTGCATTCGCTGTGGCAACTGGAGGCAATCGAACAGGCGGCCTTGAGCAAGCCACTCACTGTTTGGCTCAAGCTCGACTCGGGCATGCACCGCGTTGGTCTGCATCCCAAGGACTACCACGAGGCGTACCAGCGCCTGCTGGCCAGCGGCAAGGTGGCCAAGATCGTGTTGATGAGCCACTTCGCCCGTGCCGACGAACTCGATTGCGTGCGCAGCAATGAACAGCTGGCGATATTCGATGCGGCGCGCCAGGGCTTGTCGGCCGAAGTGAGCCTGCGCAACTCGCCGTCGGTGATGGGGTGGCCGAATGTGTCCAGCGACTGGGTGCGCCCGGGCATCATGCTGTATGGCTCGACGCCATTTACCGAAGACCAGGCCATCGCCGCGCGCTTGCAGCCGGTGATGACCCTGGAATCGAAAGTCATCTGCGTGCGTGAACTGCCGGCCGGCGAGCCCGTGGGTTACGGCGCCAAGTTCATCACGCCAAAACCGATGCGCATCGGCGTGGTTGCCATGGGGTATGCCGATGGTTACCCGCGCCATGCGCCGACCGGCACGCCGGTGCTGGTCGCCGGGCAACGCAGCCAGTTGCTGGGGCGTGTGTCCATGGACATGCTGTGCATCGACCTGACCGACGTGCCGCAAGCGGGTTTGGGTTCCACCGTCGAGCTGTGGGGCAAGAACATCCTCGCCAGTGACGTCGCGACGGCCGCCGAGACCATTCCCTACCAGATCTTTTGCAACCTGCGCCGGGTGCCAAGGCTCTATTGCGGCACTTGATCGCCCACGACGAAGGCCGTTGCCTGGGATTTAGGCCCAAGTGTTGTAAATACTGAACGCTGTCGCCATGATACCGCTCAATTACAACAAAGCCTGAATCCTAGGAGGCTCCCGCATTGGACGTCGGCGAACGACTGCAATCCATCCGTAAGCTGAAGGGTCTTTCCCAGCGTGAGCTCGCCAAGCGTGCGGGTGTCACCAACAGCACCATTTCGATGATCGAGAAAAACAGTGTCAGCCCTTCCATCAGTTCCTTGCGCAAGGTGCTGGGCGGCATCCCCATGTCGATGGTCGAGTTCTTTTCCGAGGAAGTCCTCCAGGAAATACCGACACAGGTCGTCTACAAAGCCAACGAACTGATCGACATCTCTGATGGCGCCGTCACCATGAAGCTGGTGGGCCGTGCGCATCCGGGTCGGGCGATCACGTTTCTCACCGAGATTTACCCGCCTGGCGCCGACACCGGCGAAGAAATGCTCACCCACGAAGGCGAAGAAACCGGAATTCTGGTGGAAGGCCGCCTGGAATTGGTGGTCGGTCTTGAAACTTTTGTGCTCGAAGCCGGCGATAGCTACTACTTTGAAAGCACCAAGCCTCACCGTTTTCGCAATCCGTTCGATGTGCCGGCGCGACTAATCAGCGCAGCCACACCGGCGAACTTTTGATAGAAGAGGCGTCCTGCCAGCGTTGCAGAGGCACCCGAGCCGTATTTCGCCAGGTTGAATCCCCCTTTATTTAATAGGGTTGTTTCGGCCAGGCGGGGTAACCGTTATACTTTCGCCGCCTGCGAAACCGTGGCCGCAGGCGTGAATAGCCACCATTGAGGGTGAATGCGTGAACCTAATTATGAAAATGCTGGCTGTACCAGCAATAGTATTAGCCCTTGGGGGCTGTGGGCAGAAAGCTGAGCCTCCTGTCAGTAAGACCGCCAGTGATGCGATTGCCCAGCGCCTGGACCCAGTAGGGAAGGTCTGCGTTCAGGGCGAAGAGTGCAAAGGGATGGCAGTCGCTGCGACAGCGGGCGGCGGCGGCGGTGCGAAAACACCGGACGCGATCATCGCCAAACATTGCAACGCATGCCACGGCACCGGCCTGCTGGGCGCACCGAAGATCGGCGACACTGCCGCCTGGAAAGACCGCGCCGACCACCAGGGCGGCCTCGACGGCATCCTGGCCAAGGCCATCACCGGTATCAACTCCATGCCGCCAAAAGGCACATGCGCTGATTGCTCGGATGACGAGCTCAAGGGTGCTATCAAGAAGATGTCTGGCCTGTAATCTGCCGATCTTCGCCAAAAACGCCGCTTACGAGCGGCTTTTTTGTTTCTTGAATTCTGTTTTCAGGCTGTTCTTTGCAGCAAAGACCCGGCAAGCTCGGTCCAACCCCTAATCATGGAATGTCAGGAGGGTCGGATGGTGCAGTTATGTTCAATCGAGCAAGCAGTTGATGACGTCCTGGCGCGGTTGCCGGCCCATGTCCACATGGGGCTGCCTCTGGGCCTGGGCAAGCCGAACCTGTTCGTCAATGCGCTCTACCGGCGTATTGCCAAGTTGCCTGAGCGGTCGCTGACCATTTACACCGCGCTGAGCCTGGGCCGCCCCGCCTTGGGCGACGGCTTGCAGAAGCGCTTTCTCGAACCCTTTGTCGAGCGCGTGTTTGGCGACTACCCCGAACTGGATTTTCTCGCTGACCTGCATAAAGACAGCCTTCCAGACAATATCCGCGTGCAGCAGTTTTTCATGCAGCCCGGCAACTTGCTCCACAGTGTGTCGGCCCAGCAGCAATACATCAGCAGCAACTACAGCCACGCCGCCCGCGATATCAACGCCGCCGGCCTGAACCTGGTGGCGCAATTGGTGGCCAGCAGTCCTGACCATCCGGACCGCCTGAGCCTGAGCTGCAACCCCGATATCACCCTCGACCTGCTACCGATGATCGCCAAGCGCCGCGCCGCCGGGGAAACCGTGCTGATCGTCGGCCAGGTCCATACCGATTTGCCCTACATGCCCGGTGATTCGGAGCTGGGCATGGACGAATTCGATTACCTGCTCGATGAAAAGGACAGCACCACGTTGTTCTCCACGCCGAACATGCCGGTGGGTGTCCAGGATCATTTTATCGGCCTGCATGCCAGCACCCTGGTGCGCGATGGCGGTACGTTGCAGATCGGCATCGGCTCCATGGGCGATGCGCTCACGGCCGCCTTGCTCGCCCGCCAGGCGGATAACGAAGCCTATCGGCGGCTGCTGACCGATCTCGATGTGTACCGGTGGGCGCCGCTGATCAGTCGTGAAGGCGGGGTCGACCCGTTCGCCCGCGGCCTCTATGGCTGCAGCGAAATGTTCGTCAACGGCCTGCTGGTGCTGGCGGATGCGGGAATTGTGCGGCGCAAGGTCTATCCGGACGTGGCGACGCAAGCGCAAGCCAACGCAGGGCTGCTGGATGACGCGGCGCAGCCCGATGGCGTGTCGATCCACGGCGGCTTCTTTCTCGGGCCGCGTAGTTTTTACCAGCGCTTGCAGGAAATGACTCACGCCAGGCGCCTGGATTTCGACATGACCCGCATCAGCTACATCAACGAACTGTATGGCCAGGAAGAACTCAAGCGTCTGCAGCGCCTGGATGCACGGTTTATCAACAGCGCGATCGTGGTGACCCTGCTCGGCGCTGGGGTTGCCGACCAACTGGAAGGTGGCCACGTGCTCAGTGGCGTGGGCGGGCAGTACAACTTCGTGGCCCAGGGCCACGCGCTGGAAGGCGCGCGCTCGATCCTGATTTTGCGCAGCTGGCGCGAAGCGGCGGGAGAGGTCAGTTCCAATATCGTCTGGGAGTACGGGCATTGCACGATCCCACGGCACCTGCGGGATATTGTCATCACCGAATACGGAATTGCCGACTTGCGCGGTCAGACCGATGCCAAAGTGATCGAGGCGTTGCTCAACATCACCGACTCACGTTTCCAGAACGACTTGATCGAACAGGCGAAGAAGGCTGACAAGCTGCCCAAGGACTTCGAGCTGGACCCGCGTTTTGCCGATAACACGCCGGAGCGGCTCAAGGACATCCAGGCGCGGCATCGACGGTTGTTTCCGGAGTATCCGCTGGGCACCGACTTCACGGACGAGGAGCGGGATCTGCTGCGGGCGTTGAACTGGCTCAAGAGCAAATTCAAGCTGACGGAGATGCTGGAGTTGGGCAAGGCGGCGTTGGATGCGCCGGAGCCGGAGGCGTTTCCCGAGCATCTGAAGCGGATGGGGTTGGACCAGCCGGAAGGGCTGAAAGAGGATCTGTACCAGCGCCTGCTGCTCGCCGGACTGCAGGCCACCGCGCACTAAAAACCCCTATCAAACCCTTGTAAAACCCACACAAAACCCAATGTGGGAGGGGGCTTGCTCCCGATAGCGGTGTGTCAGTTACCAATAAATTGACTGACCTACCGCTATCGGGAGCAAGCCCCCTCCCACCTGTTTAATCGCGTTTCGTCAGCGATTACTCGATGAAGGTCACGACCCCATTGGCCAGCGACTTCACGCGAGCCAGGGACTCAACCCGATAACCCTGCGCATCCAGCTCCGCACGGCCACCCTGGAACGACTTCTCGATCACGATCCCCAGACCTGCCACGGTGGCGCCGGCCTGCTTGATGATCGAGATCAGCGCCTGGGACGCTTTGCCGTTGGCCAGGAAGTCATCGATGATCAGCACGCGGTCGCTGCTGGTCAGGTGGCGTGGCGAGATCGCCACGGTGCTTTCCACTTTCTTGGTGAAGGAATACACCGTCGCCGACAACAGGTTTTCGGTCAGGGTCAGGGATTGCTGCTTGCGCGCGAAGATCACCGGCACGCCGAGGTTCAGGCCGGTCATGATCGCCGGGGCAATCCCCGAGGCTTCGATGGTGACGATCTTGGTGATGCCCGAGTCCTTGAACAGCGCGGCGAATTCGTCACCGATCAGTTTCATCAATGCCGGGTCGATCTGGTGGTTCAGAAAGGCGTCGACCTTGAGTACCTGATCGGAAAGCACGATGCCTTCTTCGCGAATTTTCTTGTGCAGTGCTTCCACGGAACGCTTCCTCTAATGGCGCGGGGTGCGCCGAAAGTAGATTGAAAAGTAGTCGATTCTAGCGCTTTAACATCGCGCGTATGTCCGCCAGGGCGGTGTTGCCGCGAACGGCCTTCACCTCGGTCGGGGTGTCGTCATTGCCTTCCCAGGCCAGGTCATCCGGCGGCAGTTCGTCGAGGAACCGGCTGGGGGCACAATCGAT
It encodes:
- a CDS encoding cupin domain-containing protein, whose amino-acid sequence is MDVGERLQSIRKLKGLSQRELAKRAGVTNSTISMIEKNSVSPSISSLRKVLGGIPMSMVEFFSEEVLQEIPTQVVYKANELIDISDGAVTMKLVGRAHPGRAITFLTEIYPPGADTGEEMLTHEGEETGILVEGRLELVVGLETFVLEAGDSYYFESTKPHRFRNPFDVPARLISAATPANF
- a CDS encoding xanthine phosphoribosyltransferase, with translation MEALHKKIREEGIVLSDQVLKVDAFLNHQIDPALMKLIGDEFAALFKDSGITKIVTIEASGIAPAIMTGLNLGVPVIFARKQQSLTLTENLLSATVYSFTKKVESTVAISPRHLTSSDRVLIIDDFLANGKASQALISIIKQAGATVAGLGIVIEKSFQGGRAELDAQGYRVESLARVKSLANGVVTFIE
- a CDS encoding acetyl-CoA hydrolase/transferase C-terminal domain-containing protein; translated protein: MVQLCSIEQAVDDVLARLPAHVHMGLPLGLGKPNLFVNALYRRIAKLPERSLTIYTALSLGRPALGDGLQKRFLEPFVERVFGDYPELDFLADLHKDSLPDNIRVQQFFMQPGNLLHSVSAQQQYISSNYSHAARDINAAGLNLVAQLVASSPDHPDRLSLSCNPDITLDLLPMIAKRRAAGETVLIVGQVHTDLPYMPGDSELGMDEFDYLLDEKDSTTLFSTPNMPVGVQDHFIGLHASTLVRDGGTLQIGIGSMGDALTAALLARQADNEAYRRLLTDLDVYRWAPLISREGGVDPFARGLYGCSEMFVNGLLVLADAGIVRRKVYPDVATQAQANAGLLDDAAQPDGVSIHGGFFLGPRSFYQRLQEMTHARRLDFDMTRISYINELYGQEELKRLQRLDARFINSAIVVTLLGAGVADQLEGGHVLSGVGGQYNFVAQGHALEGARSILILRSWREAAGEVSSNIVWEYGHCTIPRHLRDIVITEYGIADLRGQTDAKVIEALLNITDSRFQNDLIEQAKKADKLPKDFELDPRFADNTPERLKDIQARHRRLFPEYPLGTDFTDEERDLLRALNWLKSKFKLTEMLELGKAALDAPEPEAFPEHLKRMGLDQPEGLKEDLYQRLLLAGLQATAH
- a CDS encoding c-type cytochrome yields the protein MKMLAVPAIVLALGGCGQKAEPPVSKTASDAIAQRLDPVGKVCVQGEECKGMAVAATAGGGGGAKTPDAIIAKHCNACHGTGLLGAPKIGDTAAWKDRADHQGGLDGILAKAITGINSMPPKGTCADCSDDELKGAIKKMSGL